In Dermacentor silvarum isolate Dsil-2018 chromosome 10, BIME_Dsil_1.4, whole genome shotgun sequence, the genomic stretch atgcttgttcatttagtcagtatgtctatgtttacaagtctatacggccgataaaactactatccttacttcgtatagatgtccactaatttgctatcgcaatcgatgcttcgccttgcgggcgaaactgcgacttttttttttaagggaacCTTTTGATCTGCCGCACGCGCCCACCGCATTCTTCAGAGCCGACGGAAGTGGAAAGACAAGGTTATTAGCGTAGCAGTGGTAGTCGTACCTGTCTTGAGAGATGATGCGCCTCCGTGTGGAATGCCAATCTCTGCAGGGTCTCCTGCATAGCGGAAATAAAATGACATGCTGTTTACAAACATTGTCTTGATTATAATGAGCAGTCATTCTTGTTCCATTTTATGCTGATGTGCCTACACATTTGCCGAACGTGTTTCGTGCAGTTTAGTTATTTTGACCCTCCTGCGTGCCTATGTCTGTAGGACAAGAAAAATGTATTGAAtttcaatatttaaaaaattatcagtggcgatttagtggtaactgcgagagaaatgcgttggcaTATTACGTACATCGCAGTCGTACATCTTTGAGGTCCGGAATCGGTGAATTAAACCGCAATTCTATAATTGCAGATGCAAATCTATAAATTGCATCTGTTGCAGCGTCCAATGCGAACAAATTtaatatatgaatttacagcttacctGAGTTTATTGCAATGTTTACGAGTGTTTTGTAAAAGTTCTACTCGCAAATTATTGGTATATTTCAGAGCGGTGTATAATACACCagttttgtctgctttagatttattattaggtgcagtttacaaaattgtcatttgtttttttattgctgagttagtTGTAAACTTTTAAACAATTATTGGTAAACATCTTTGCGGAACTAAATCGATAATTTGCTTCTTAGAGTCACTAGATTAAAAAAATTCGAAATGAAACAATCTTCATGAatattggtgcagtggttgctaaGAAAAACAATTCTTCCGCTCCTATGTATTTAAATAGAAGCCCCCTACCTATGCAAGAAACACGAAGCGTAAACCTTGCTATCGGAAGTAAAATAACGCATTAGAAATTACTCTCTAATGTTGGGAATACCGGGATGTGAAAATTGTTTGACATTAATGAGAAGCACCTGTACGTTGTTCGCAATTAATTATTCGGCAAAAAAAGGTATTCGATTTGATTCGCTTCTAGCACTATACGATTCGTACTCGATTCGACTCGCTTCTGGTGcagttcgattcgtattcgactcAATCTCAAAGGCAACGATTCTCACACCCCTAATAATTTTATATAGCAAGCAATGTATATTTATAGTGACGCAGCCTACTTATAAATGCCGACATACCGCGAGTGTAGATATCGCAGCTGTGGGACAGGTGGGAGCGTAGCCTGGTGTTGGCGCGGAACAAATGACAGGTTCCCAGTGGCGTTCCTTCGTGCGGACAAAACTTCACGTGCAGGCACTCGAAGCCGTCGTTGGTCGAACAGTTCGCAGCGCACTGTTCTAGGTCCGTGTCGTTGAGAACAGCATACGGTCCCGGCCTGTATATTTCATGACCAGGGAACTTCTTGTACTCGGGAAGGTAACCTGTAGAGGGGAAGAACGGTAAGTGAGCAAACGATGATGACGATTGGTTGTTATAATTAAATATAAACAAGGAAGGAAAAGGAAGAGACCATATAATGCTTATCGCACTGTAACTGTCTAGCTTTGGCTGCTGACACCTGTGCGGCGGTCAGTAGTGGTGGGGTATGGTGGGTGAGAAGCAGTGGTTGCGGGAAAGAAATGTGGGGACTTTTGGTACTCGCGATGTCTTCGCCTAGGTACTACGCGGGAGAACGTTGTTTGCtccgttcgtccctagccgagctCGGAGCACGGACTGCGGCTGGCGCGGCGAAGAAGTCATGCCGAAGTGAGTTTGTTGCGCTTTATTGCGACGGCAGCATATTCAAACCTGACACTTGGCTTTTGGATTAGCTTATGCAAACAGTTGAAAAAAGCCAGTTGGAGCATAAACGCCTTCTTATAAAGTTTTATATTTTGTACGCACTGCACGTGGGGGCCCAGACTTTTTTTTATCGATGTTTTATAGCACGGACATAGGCGTACGCTATCCTTTTCATTCACTAAAGAGGGGTAAAGACTGACGAAAATCTCTTGAACGTGTGTTTTCTatcgcgttgcataatgccggttccctaCAGTCGGCTCTGCCGCAATGCACCGGTGCCGCAGTGCAGTGCTGTTACGCGGTCAAgcatacaaaatgtattgctgtGAAGCATACGAAGAGTGGGAATGGGCCACTGTCGCAGAAACCAGAGACACCTTATAAATGTGCTGGCAGGCCTTTGGAGATATTTCGGACgtggctgtggcgatttgagcccttgtcTGGCCCACCTAGCTCGCCCCCGTGTACAAGATGGCAACCGTTTGCAAGAAACACACGGCAGCCTTGTCATTTGCACGCATGTGAAAGCAACCAACCTTTTTCGGGTGCGGTTTTACGGCCAAAAGTTACAGCACAGACGGGTACCACGATGATCGCTGTCAGAGCCAGAGCACCCAACGCCAAGTAGACCCACACCTGAAACACagtggcgcagaaaggcaactTAATGACATTGACGAGAAGAGCTAAATCAATTTTACAATAATAAAGCATGCGTTAAAAGCCGCAATTCGATatgggtgaaatgcaagaacgccggtgtaccacgtattgggtgcacgttaaagaaccccaggcgttaaaagttaatccggagtccctcactacggcgtctCATGATCAAATCGTTCTTTGGGCACTTAAAACtcaagatttcttttttttttcttggggggggggggggggggggggggatttaaaAGGGATTAGCTTTTATACTTGTCATTGTAGGAAATACGTTATGAAAAGTATAGTATCCCCAGCAACCTATGTGTTTACGTCAAGCCTGTGTCCGACTCATGGCTAAGAGGAACACTAAagattttaaaaatatatatatttcggTTGTATAGGTAAATGACCCTTCGGGTTAACACTTGACTCCACTCGACAGACTGAAATTGCGCGTATAACCACATACACACACGCTCGTACGCATTTCACCACCTTAGGCTCGCAAAACGCTCGTAAACATTTCTAGTGTTTCAGCTTTCTCCGCAAGCATATCAGCGTTTGCGAGAAACCGGGTTATCGGAGAAGCCGTGCGGCGTCAGAATCATGTGTCGCGCGACGCGCGTCAAATCACGAGCGAAGACCCACCTGACTGCGTTATCGCGCGCCCATTCAATACGTTGGGGCGCGGCGAGAGAGCTTATCTCTATATGTTTGCCTACCTCACTGAGTTACCCGGTAACTCTTTGTCGGTCTTTACCCGAGGTgctactagagtgtactatactcgcggacaactttttgtggcaatgaaAGCTACataggcaaagcgcgcacaagtgagagcgcttctgaaaagagtcccgcgttttaatccacgttggtttaggctgggcaagaaaaaacataaacagcttattagcagcAGTTAAATAAGACggaacacaccactgagcgtaaaagtttacttattttgcagcTTTTCCCTTCCACGTCTTGGCAAACGCGAAacagtcgcacgtgaaagctgcgtcgactcagcgtccgttccgagcaaccaaaagcactgtcacaaacgctgccggactactcggcgcggtaacacatgtgcagcatccacgcgcccgtagctttcccttcattgccacagaaagttgtccgcgagtatagcaatCCAGTACACTCTAGCGCTACTCTAGAGTGCTGTGGCGAATTCCGCCATGTTTTCAAACTCTGTAATAGTCGTACTTCGAGCCAATGAAAGAGGCCCACAGCAGCCTTGAGCCTTCTGGACCAATCAGAACTAACACGATGGCGGAATTCGCCGTCGTCCAGAGGTGGCACTTCCGGTGCCTTGGTGGTTAGATAGAACATTTATAGGCGAATTCAATGGACGCAGCCACGACAATTTAATACCTTTTTCTGTCGAATCCACGGGCTTCCATCGGCTGGTTCCTCGGCCTCGGAAGGAGCCTCGCCACCTCGTGGCTCTTTGGAAGTGGTGTTCATTGCCGCCTCAGCCGTTGTTCCTTCTCCAGGCTAGCGGAAACAGAGGAAACGATGTAAATGGAATGTGTAGTGGGGGGAAAATGTCTCCTTGCTCACTGAGGAAGCGCGCTTTAATTTAAATACAACAACAGAGAATGAAGAGCTTTTTCCTCATGAAGAATGAAGAGCCACAGTCGTGTATTTTGGAAAGAAAATGATACATCGGCGGGTTTCAAAAAATTATTAGGCTtcgaactcatttactgcgataACTGCGTCAAGCTCACGATCGCAGCGTAGACCGGCATCTTCTCAAGTACGGGGCTGCTTCATAACAAAAGGTTATCAAATTCTGCTCCCAAAAATTGGGCATCGTAATGTCGGCTGCTCAGTTTAAAAGAGTTCGTAGGTTAGGAAAGTATGCGGAAGACAAGAAAAGGCCTGTTATAGCTAAAAATTACTTTTTTTGAAAGCAAAGGAAGCATTGTGTCTTCTGCACGAAACTTACGGGGCCTAGCTTCTCTATCAGCGAAGATTTTTCACCAACTGTATACACGGGAGACAAGAAGGCAGTTGATTGCATTTGCTAAGGCAGAAGCCACGCGTTTTAGCCTTTCTATTGACCGAATGCGCATTGAGGATACAATTTATGTTTTTGACAACACCCGTAAAGCCGTATTGCTTCGTAGCAGATAGCTACAAACAACACCGTGCAATCCGAACTGTCTAAGGTCAGTCACTTATACAATTGCGCCATCATAATCACTATCATTCGCAAGTATTAGAAGCCTGCTACCTAAGCGGCAACGCGACGATTTTGCCTCGTTTCTTGACAACTGCAATTATGAAATTGTTGTTCTCACTAATAACCGATAATGAAATCTTTATCCGCGATAACTCTTTTAACATATACAGGTGTGAGCGCGCGCACTGGAAAAAGAGGTGGTGGCGTATTCTTGGGCTTCAAAAGAATAATTAAATCGCACGTTGCTAACACCAATTCTTGTATTGAGATCGTATACGTAGAGTACCTATTACAATAACCACAAAGTGTTGATTGGAGGCTGTTATCGCCCTCCCGATTCGAATCGGTGCTTTCTCGTTCAACTGCGCAATATAGCATTAAAAAACAGCAATTAACATCTGTCAGGCTGATATCATTTGGTTCCTTGGATACTTCAATTTTCCACTGATTGACTGGAATAATCTATCATCATCCTGTAGATTGCCAACTGAATTTATTTCTTTAACCTTGGATTATAATTTATTGCAAATGGTTGCCCAATCCACCCGCGGCATTAACATTTTAAACTTAGTTCTTACTAGCGCCCCTGCAACTTTTGGTGAAGTCGCTTACTTATTAGATGGCTTTAGTGATCATAAGTTTCTTATGCTTACTCTTAACGTCCCCTTGTAGTTTACAAGCGTCACCAAGAAAACTATCCGTGACTATAACAAAGGCGACTACAAGAAAATGAATGAGGAACTTGAGACGTTTCTTTCTCACTCTTTGTTACCTTCGTTTTCTGTTCGGTAAATTAACGAAAACTGACTTCTTTTCAAGGAAAACCTGCGCTCATTACTAGAAAAGTACATCCCGCTAATAAAAATAGGTGATAAAACGAACCCACGGTTCGCCCAGTACCTTCGAAGACTAAGAATCTTAATAAGAAGAAAAGGTTGTACGCGAATGCGAAGCTTACACGCTCGCCCGTGGCTTGAGACAGATAGCTATAACCTATGTTTGAAAGCTTACTGCTCAGCTGTAAGTGAGGCTAAAGATAAATATTGTTCTCACAATCTACCCTCCCTTTTCAAGTCCAACTCCCCAAAATATTGGCAGGCAATAACACCTGATCGCGGTTCATACCATGTTTCGTTAGTTGGTGAGAATCAAGTTTCGCTTACTGATAGTGAATGTTCCGCGGGCtttaacacgttttttttttcgtccatatTCACAAATGAAGACATTTCACTCATTTCTGAAGTCACAGATTTCGACTGCCAATTAACACATGGAACCCATCGATATTACTGAAGATGGTATGTCCCATTAATAACCTTAATATATCTGACTCTTCAGGGGTCGATAGTGTTACCTCTAATGTTTTAAAAAACACAACTCCGGTATCTAGCACAATTTTTATATTTTCCGCCAGTCATCATCAGACCACCTCCCCTCGGGCTGGAAAATTGCTAAAGTGGTACCTGTGTACAAACGTGGTAGCGAGAATTCCCTGAAAACTACCGTCCAATTTCATTGACGAGCATAGGCTGCAAAATGCTGGTGCATATTATTGCATATCACATACAtggtgccccagctatcacgcagcacgattttaaaaaagaggaacggcgttacgcgaagcaaacctagtgcgtattgtttccagtgcagtggagtagccgccagtaattttttcgttgcggAGATTTAAATAGCTAActgtaattatctaactcgagaagtactgccctaattatcaaagtgtcaatgcgaaaattgtagagcgatatgaaaaactaccgatacagctttctgttgctccgtacgtgctacataaacgtgttaaaagtgctacataaaaataaataaataaataaataaataaataaataaataaataaataaataaataaataaataaataaataaataaataaataaataaataaataaataaataaataaataaataaatacaacagCTTACGCGAACGCCATCGATTACGCGATCAATAGTCGACGCACTTTACCCGTAGATCAGATTTTGACGAACGACGACCTGTGCTCGCCGCTACTGTTCTGCTTTGAGTGtcaatcgtgttttttttttttttttttttttttttttttttttttttttttttttttttttaagcgtaaGTTCAGGCCTAATGCCTAATTCGTGACTAGCAGGTTTGGCAGTGCAAAGTTTTTCTGCACCGCCACTACAACGCGATAATATGTGATCATGGTACGTACAGGCGAGGCAAACGGAATTATGCTGGTGTAAATATGTCAGAGCTTGTCAATTAAGCAAATACATGTTGGAATGAGAAAAGAACACAGCTTTACGCAATTTCTTCGAAGGAAATGTCATGGGTCCTAGCATGTTTCTATAGATATGGCGGTATCTCGAGGAGTCAGAGCTCATTCTACTGAAATAACGAGCCCTTTCATTTCTACAACCTGGCTATTTCAACGAAATGGGTTCCGCAGTCTCCAACGCCGCACATTTGTCGCAATTAGCGTTGGCGTGGTCAGTACAAGACTGTACACACATGGCCACACAGTCTAAGCAGTAAGCAAAAATCaacgcccaagcactccgtgtacagatggttaaccagcgaagctgaaacttgcgACCCCGGTATTCATCGCTATAGGTTAATCCCCACGgtacattaaagtatttctcaatcaTTGGTTACGGCTTTGTgcttcttaatgaggttacacacacgttcggctgcgacgcagaaaacgacgtcactgatggaatgccccgcagtccgccgttgccgcttgcgattggacattaaatctgtccgtcacgtaagacaattaaTGGTTCGTACCCCCTTTAAGCAATGactcacacccccgtaaacgcggcctccccattacgacgacagaagagaagtgaaattttacgctggaatgattagcggcaatgcgaccagctgtggaagcagacgacgacgacgaacgcgggagcagtggcacgagcgcgttcgcgcggttgccgCGAGGGGCGCCTGCGAGCAtgctgtgcaagaagacgacgacgcgcgagtcattactgatgatgatagtttctgcgttcAGGTgacggacggacgaatcggctagccgtACACGGCTTCGCTGTAATACCTGTGAACAGAAGTTGTTGCAGCTTGCGGGCGTTCGGGGACCGGTTAGGAGTGCCTGGTGAGAAACTGTCCGTGGACTCGCGCACACTGGCGATTCTCGGCCCGCAAACACTCAAAACAAAAAGCTGAAATGAGGTCCGCGTCAAATAGTCACCGGTAGCAATCGCCTCACTTCCTTGAAAGGAACACGACTTTGTCACAAGCTATGTGAGTCGGAGCAGTTGTTTGCTTTCAAGCTAGTAAGTAGGCTCGCCTATTGTCCCCCTTATCGCATTGACGCTGCGCGGGCATGGCTTTCCTTTTATCTCTTACACTTGGTCGCTATAGCAACCGCACAGTAAGAGTGCCGATACCGTCCGTAGCTGTTTCCCTCACCTTGAGAACTGCTAATGACACATATCTCTACCAATGTTATTTTCCAGTCAGCAACAAGTAAGTACAAAGTGCGTCGAGTCGCGCGGCATTTGCAAgtattcgccggcttctttcacgcttggaaagaCACTactatgcagcacgtattgagcaactgaaagctgtatcgggagtttttcgtgttgctctacaattttctcattgacactttgataattaggacagtacttctcgagttagataattaattacaatgacCTAATTGAATATTCGTAACGAaagaaattactggcggctactccactgtactggaaacaatatgcactaggttttcttagAGTAACGCAATTtttttgaaatcttggtgcatgatagttgggacaccctgtatagtatgAAAGAAGAAACCACAGGTGATTTCGTGGACCGAAAAGGACGTAGGAAAATTCTCAGTACCTATAGCGTTATGTCTCACACCTCAAAACGCATTACATCGAGCGGTTCCATAGTAAATCGTGGATAAATGGCATTACGTACAGTGAAGCTAACTTGCGCACAATTCCAGCAGGAAAATCTTTTGTTTACGAGGCAAGCCTTCATTTATTGCACAGTGCTAGAAAGAACGGTCTGTGATTTATCCCGAACTGCCAAAAATGCGCATGCGCCACAAAACAAAACCGTGTGCGCACCACACCGCACGCATGCGCAAAAAAATAAGAATTTGCATATTCTTTAGATGCCTTTTGCACGTTTTACCTTTAGGCGACGTAAATCCAGCACTGCCAAAGTCAAGCGTGATTATTTGGTCCTTACAAGACATCGGGATGAACAAGAAATAAGGAAGTTTCCTCGTGCATACTGTTTTCTAAATTATTGGCGTTTGTAATCGCTCTACATTGCCTATATATTAGCCTGCTATGAAGGCATTTTTCTCATTGATATGTTCAATTTAAGAGCAAGTGAGTTGGTGACATCTGTGGGCCAAGGAGACCTTTCTGGGTCTGATTGAGTGAgtccggctgagtagaattttcgTGAGTTGAGTGAGTTTGCTGATTATAGTTCTGGTGAGCTTGAATCCGAGATGAACCTGGCTGAGTATAATTTCGGCGAGTCTCAGTCCGAGTGAGCTCGAagcgataataataataataataataataataataataataataataataataataataataataataataataataataataataataataataataataataataataataataataataataataataataataataataatctgtgAGCGAGTCTGAGTGAGCTCCGGCTATTTCGTTATTGGATCTTTGCTTCcgtcgaaggttcatccttatcgctgccaccagttattatATCTGGttggcgttggttgcgggagttgggggacgttgaggcggacttgggagaaacaggaggtttatttacattatgtacagtgattaaaatacaaagtaatgaacaataaaacagtg encodes the following:
- the LOC119466031 gene encoding uncharacterized protein LOC119466031 isoform X6; amino-acid sequence: MNTTSKEPRGGEAPSEAEEPADGSPWIRQKKVWVYLALGALALTAIIVVPVCAVTFGRKTAPEKGYLPEYKKFPGHEIYRPGPYAVLNDTDLEQCAANCSTNDGFECLHVKFCPHEGTPLGTCHLFRANTRLRSHLSHSCDIYTRGDPAEIGIPHGGASSLKTGFGGRLSWILLCLVLAKIFVA
- the LOC119466031 gene encoding uncharacterized protein LOC119466031 isoform X2, encoding MTSQSSVAFERRNSSDVKYYPGRDIDHGQVDKDVVRAYSRCVFLDRCTCSGMVWVYLALGALALTAIIVVPVCAVTFGRKTAPEKGYLPEYKKFPGHEIYRPGPYAVLNDTDLEQCAANCSTNDGFECLHVKFCPHEGTPLGTCHLFRANTRLRSHLSHSCDIYTRGDPAEIGIPHGGASSLKTGFGGRLSWILLCLVLAKIFVA
- the LOC119466031 gene encoding uncharacterized protein LOC119466031 isoform X4 — its product is MAEAAMNTTAEEPRGGEAPFEVEKPADGSSWIRQKKVWVYLALGALALTAIIVVPVCAVTFGRKTAPEKGYLPEYKKFPGHEIYRPGPYAVLNDTDLEQCAANCSTNDGFECLHVKFCPHEGTPLGTCHLFRANTRLRSHLSHSCDIYTRGDPAEIGIPHGGASSLKTGFGGRLSWILLCLVLAKIFVA
- the LOC119466031 gene encoding uncharacterized protein LOC119466031 isoform X1, with protein sequence MTSQSSVAFERRNSSDVKYYPGRDIDHGQVDKDVVRAYSRCVFLDRCTCSGMPGEGTTAEAAMNTTSKEPRGGEAPSEAEEPADGSPWIRQKKVWVYLALGALALTAIIVVPVCAVTFGRKTAPEKGYLPEYKKFPGHEIYRPGPYAVLNDTDLEQCAANCSTNDGFECLHVKFCPHEGTPLGTCHLFRANTRLRSHLSHSCDIYTRGDPAEIGIPHGGASSLKTGFGGRLSWILLCLVLAKIFVA